CGACCGCCCTCGCGCGAACGCATGACCGAGAGCATCCAGAACGCCGCGGCGGCGTCGGCGTAGCCCTTCACGCGCCCGCCCGACCATTCGCGCACCCTCGCCGCGACCTCGCGCGTCGCGACGGTCGCGGTCTCGAGCTGGTTCAGGTAGGGCGGGTTCCCCACCACGACATCGAAGGATTCATCGAACAAGTCCGGCCCGCGCGCCAGCGCGTCGGCGACGCCGATACGCACCGCGGCGCAACCGCCGGCCACGCTGCGCAGCGCCGCGGCGCACGTCGCCGCGGCGTTCGCCTCGATATCGGTCCCGACGACGCACCGCTCGACGATCTCGCGCCCGCACCCCCTCACCCCGGCCCGGTGCGCGGCGGCGATCAGGCGCTCGGCAGCAGGGACGAGAAACGCCCCGTCGCCGCAGGACGGGTCGAGCACGCGCAGCGCGAGGATCGCGTCTCCCGGGGAGCGCCCCTCGCGGTGCGCACGCGCGAGTGCGTCAGCGATGACGGGCTGGAGCGTCGCGTCGAGGACGAGATCGACCAGCGCACGCGGCGTGTAGAACGCGCCGAGCGCGCGCCGGCGTCGCCGATCGTCGACGGGATGGAGGGCCGGGGAGGGCATGGATGCAGGATGAAAGATCGGCCCGGGAGCGTGCCCCGTCGCCAAGAACCCCTCTTTAAGGGATTTTCGGCTGGCGCGGCGCATGGAAATGCCCCCCAAAGGACTCGAACCTTTAACCCGCTGATTAAGAGTCAGCTGCTCTACCGATTGAGCTAGGGAGGCATCGCGGCGGCCTGTTCGGCAGCGCCTGCGAAGGGTCCAGTATACCCGGCCTCGGGGCCGCGTCGAGGGGCCCGCGCGGGCGCTTTCGGGGGCGATCCTCGGACTCGCGCCGCCCCCGGGGCGTTGACGGGGCGATCGGGGGGGTCCTATTGTCCGCGTCCCGGTCTGGTGGCCGGGATTGAGTGATTTCAGACGGACACGCCGGCCTTCCTTCGGCGCTCGACTGCCCCGGTCTGGGGCGAGGTTTCCCGCCATGCAACCTACCCATCGCGTCTCCCCCGGCCGTCGTGACCGTCGTCGCTCGCACCACGCGATCGACCCTGCGAGCAGCACGCTGTGCCCCCTCTCGGGCATGCCCAAGCTGCACCACCGTGTCTGCAAGGAGTCGGGCTATGTCCGCCCGGGCCTGAAGATCACCGTGCGCAAGCTGGGCATCGGCGTCGACTCCGAGTAACAACACGATCTGGAGGGTCAGATGCGGATCGCCATCGATGTGATGGGCGGCGACCATGCGCCCGACGCGATCCTCAAGGGCGCCTTCGCGTCGCTCGAACACCTGACCCCCGACGACCGGATCATCCTCGTCGGCCCGCGCGACATCATCGAAGACACGATGCGTGAGCATCGCGTCCGCGATGATCGTCTCGAGATCGTCCACGCGCCCGAGGTCATCGGGATGGACGAATCGCCGGTGACGGCGGTCAAGTCCAAGCCCCAGTCCTCCATCGTGCTCATGTCGATGCTGGGCTCGCCCGCCAAGGCGGCCAAGCTCGGGCT
The genomic region above belongs to Phycisphaeraceae bacterium and contains:
- the rpmF gene encoding 50S ribosomal protein L32, with product MQPTHRVSPGRRDRRRSHHAIDPASSTLCPLSGMPKLHHRVCKESGYVRPGLKITVRKLGIGVDSE